A genomic region of Trifolium pratense cultivar HEN17-A07 linkage group LG3, ARS_RC_1.1, whole genome shotgun sequence contains the following coding sequences:
- the LOC123913467 gene encoding protein SMAX1-LIKE 7, protein MPTPVSTARQCLTDEAARALDDAVSVARRRSHPQTTSLHAISALLSLPSNSLRDACARAGTSPYSPRLQFRALELSVGVSLDRLPTSKSSAVSDGGNGGPPVSNSLMAAIKRSQANQRRHPDSFHLLQIMQQQNQQNQTASFLKVELKHFILSILDDPIVSRVFAEAGFRSYDVKFALLQPPPPSRFFHRSSTPVFLCNIEPVEPFRFDENSRRIVEVIAGKSQGVSKKNPLLIGVYAKTALKRFIELVQSGKIGFLPKELDGLSVISIENEIFEFVVGGGSEEKMGLRFDEVGRLVEQCLGAGVVVSFGEIEVFVKMNDDDDCVNVVGDVVVSRLTRLLEVYGGKIWLIGVAGNCEVFSKFLRLFPTVDKDWDLHLLTVTSATPSMEGLYSKSSLMGSFVPFGGFFSTPSDFRNSISCTNSSSSLTLCDTCNEKYEQEVADNVNVVGPSTSASTNLPWLQKVNVDSDNRGLSLAKTNEDNTSLNAKISGLQRKWSDICQHLHQNKSLPEMNVSQTLSRFQSPFHEGFRFGRGTSNLNEIHCSNPIPYMSKELQTPFPSKQIIPFSQPFDTNLCAKDKAVHVPKLSKFDTQSPLLDRKSSSSLTPVTTDLVLGTMYTSVTHEPDTPKLNDHKKHLQHLSDSLSTDFDTMNESTSNQIARSSSYSGPNLDSLFEMVDFKSLYKLLTEKVPLQDEAIYAIIRIMTLCRSGAGKHSQSNSNVRADTWFSFLGPDRVGKRKITSALAETLFGSKQSLISVDLSSQERFQPSNSIFECQDVLRRKTVVDYIAGELSKKPRSVVLLENIDKADILVQNSLFQAIRTGKFPYSHGREISINNSIFVVTSSVLKDNGYSDLEKEPKMFNEERIFEAKRYQIELSFGQASEDVMRSSSTIVRVAKRKGSFLNKRKLVEISNSNDKVTSKTMKHVREVSRSFLDLNMPLDEEVEEDIDYNDCESDSAVQKPEAWLNDFLDQIDGKVVFKPFNFDYLAEQVIECIDKQFQTTFGSEFVLEIDHDVMLQILAAFWISDKKKSVEDWIEHVLGGSFVEAQKKYHNAAENVIKLVKCESIFVEEQATGVCLPARINLN, encoded by the exons ATGCCGACGCCGGTAAGCACAGCGAGGCAATGCTTAACAGACGAAGCAGCGCGTGCACTCGACGACGCAGTTTCAGTAGCGCGTAGACGATCCCACCCTCAAACAACATCTCTTCACGCCATCTCAGCCTTACTCTCTCTTCCCTCCAACTCACTACGCGACGCGTGTGCACGCGCCGGAACTTCACCATACTCACCTCGTCTTCAGTTCCGCGCCTTAGAACTCTCCGTCGGTGTTTCCCTCGACCGTCTCCCTACTTCCAAGTCCTCCGCCGTCTCCGACGGCGGAAACGGCGGACCTCCGGTTTCTAACTCTCTCATGGCAGCCATTAAACGCTCTCAGGCAAATCAACGTCGTCATCCAGATAGTTTCCATTTACTTCAAATAatgcaacaacaaaatcaacaaaatcaaaCGGCGTCGTTTTTGAAAGTTGAATTGAAGCATTTCATTCTTTCGATTCTTGATGATCCTATTGTTAGTAGAGTTTTTGCTGAAGCAGGTTTTCGTAGCTATGATGTTAAATTCGCTTTACTTCAACCTCCTCCACCTTCTAGATTCTTCCATCGGTCTTCTACTCCGGTTTTTTTATGCAACATCGAACCAGTTGAACCGTTTCGGTTCGATGAGAATTCGAGAAGGATTGTTGAGGTTATTGCTGGAAAGAGTCAGGGGGTTAGTAAAAAGAATCCTCTTTTGATTGGGGTTTATGCTAAAACCGCTCTTAAAAGGTTTATTGAGTTAGTTCAAAGTGGAAAGATTGGTTTTTTACCTAAAGAGCTTGATGGGTTGAGTGTGATTTCTAttgaaaatgagatttttgagtttgttgttggtggtggaaGTGAGGAGAAGATGGGGTTAAGATTTGATGAAGTGGGTCGTTTAGTTGAGCAATGTTTGGGTGCTGGTGTTGTTGTTAGTTTTGGGGAGATTGAGGTTTTTGTGAagatgaatgatgatgatgattgtgTTAATGTTGTTGGTGATGTTGTTGTTTCACGGTTGACAAGGTTGTTGGAGGTTTATGGTGGGAAGATTTGGTTGATAGGTGTAGCGGGAAATTGTGAAGTGTTTTCTAAGTTTCTAAGGTTGTTTCCAACCGTTGATAAAGATTGGGATTTGCATCTTTTGACTGTGACATCTGCTACTCCTTCTATGGAAGGACTATACTCTAAATCCAG CTTGATGGGGTCCTTTGTTCCATTTGGTGGCTTCTTTTCAACACCATCTGATTTCAGAAATTCCATAAGTTGTACAAATTCATCCTCATCTTTAACTCTTTGTGACACATGCAATGAAAAGTATGAACAAGAAGTTGCTGATAATGTGAATGTAGTAGGACCATCTACTTCAGCATCAACAAATTTACCTTGGTTACAAAAAGTGAATGTAGATTCAGATAATAGAGGATTGAGTTTGGCAAAG ACCAATGAAGATAATACAAGTTTGAATGCTAAGATCTCTGGATTGCAAAGGAAATGGAGTGATATCTGTCAACAtcttcatcaaaacaaatcattaCCTGAAATGAATGTTTCCCAAACATTATCAAGGTTCCAATCTCCATTCCACGAGGGGTTTCGATTTGGTCGAGGAACTAGCAATCTTAATGAAATCCACTGTTCAAATCCCATTCCCTACATGTCTAAAGAGTTACAAACTCCATTTCCATCCAAACAGATAATACCATTTTCACAACCTTTTGATACTAATCTTTGTGCCAAAGATAAAGCCGTACATGTACCAAAACTTTCAAAATTCGACACACAAAGTCCTCTGCTTGACCGCAAGTCATCTTCATCGCTTACTCCTGTCACCACAGATTTGGTTTTGGGAACTATGTATACATCGGTTACTCATGAGCCGGATACACCTAAACTAAATGATCATAAGAAGCATCTGCAGCATTTGTCGGATTCTCTTTCGACCGATTTTGATACTATGAATGAGAGTACTTCAAATCAAATTGCTAGATCATCTTCATACTCTGGTCCAAATTTAGACAGTCTATTTGAAATGGTTGATTTCAAGTCACTTTACAAACTTCTTACTGAAAAGGTTCCGCTGCAAGACGAGGCAATATATGCTATCATTAGAATTATGACACTTTGTAGATCTGGTGCCGGAAAGCATAGTCAATCGAATTCGAATGTTAGAGCAGACACGTGGTTTTCTTTCCTTGGACCAGATAGAGTTGGAAAAAGGAAAATTACTTCGGCACTTGCGGAAACTCTATTTGGAAGCAAACAAAGCCTAATCTCGGTGGATTTGAGCTCTCAGGAAAGGTTTCAACcttcaaactcaatttttgAATGTCAAGACGTGCTTAGGAGGAAGACAGTTGTGGATTATATTGCTGGCGAGTTGAGTAAAAAGCCGCGTTCGGTTGTGCTTCTTGAAAATATAGATAAAGCTGATATACTTGTGCAGAATAGTTTGTTCCAAGCAATAAGAACAGGAAAATTTCCATACTCACATGGAAGGGAAATCAGCATCAACAATTCAATCTTTGTTGTGACCTCTTCTGTGTTGAAAGATAACGGCTATTCTGATTTGGAAAAGGAGCCTAAAATGTTCAACGAAGAAAGAATCTTTGAAGCTAAAAGATATCAGATTGAATTATCATTTGGACAAGCTTCTGAGGATGTGATGAGAAGCAGTAGTACAATTGTGAGGGTTGCAAAGAGAAAAGGGTCATTTCTGAATAAAAGAAAGCTCGTTGAAATTAGTAATTCCAATGACAAAGTAACTAGCAAGACAATGAAACACGTAAGAGAGGTATCACGGTCCTTTCTTGATCTGAATATGCCTCTAGATGAGGAAGTTGAGGAGGATATTGATTATAATGATTGTGAAAGTGATTCAGCAGTTCAAAAACCTGAAGCATGGTTAAATGATTTCCTTGATCAAATTGATGGAAAAGTGGTTTTTAAGCCTTTCAATTTTGATTATCTTGCTGAGCAAGTAATAGAATGCATTGACAAACAATTTCAAACAACATTTGGATCAGAGTTTGTGCTGGAAATTGATCATGATGTCATGTTACAGATACTTGCAGCTTTTTGGATATCAGACAAGAAAAAATCGGTGGAAGATTGGATTGAACATGTTCTTGGAGGTAGCTTTGTTGAGGCACAAAAGAAGTATCACAATGCAGCTGAGAATGTCATAAAATTGGTTAAATGTGAAAGCATTTTTGTGGAAGAGCAAGCTACAGGAGTATGCCTTCCAGCtagaattaatttgaattga